The Leptospira fletcheri genome includes a region encoding these proteins:
- a CDS encoding LOG family protein gives MGRAAFENEEFLHSVDAFHLRVLAEINYPQALFRDAKIKDTICIFGSARILSSEEFAARDKLKNKLTPKELKLHEKQGELVRYYEEARETARLITLWGKEISSDVRRMAVCTGGGPGIMEAANRGAMEGGGPSLGLNIRLPFEQTINAFADPKISIEFHYFFMRKLWFLRLSKGIVVFPGGFGTVDELFETLTLIQTGRNNLRIPVILYGREYWDKVFHIEPMKEYGLIDPDDVSLITYCDHPVDVLEVLKRKVPFDD, from the coding sequence ATGGGAAGGGCAGCGTTCGAGAATGAGGAATTTTTACATTCCGTGGATGCGTTTCACCTCCGCGTTTTGGCGGAGATCAATTATCCGCAGGCGTTGTTTCGCGATGCAAAAATCAAGGATACGATCTGTATTTTCGGATCCGCTCGTATCCTAAGCAGCGAGGAATTTGCGGCCAGAGATAAATTGAAAAACAAGCTCACCCCTAAAGAATTGAAGTTACACGAAAAACAAGGCGAACTCGTCCGTTATTATGAGGAAGCGAGGGAGACTGCTCGGCTCATCACTCTTTGGGGGAAGGAAATTTCTTCCGATGTCCGTAGAATGGCCGTATGTACCGGGGGCGGGCCCGGAATCATGGAAGCCGCCAATCGAGGGGCGATGGAGGGAGGGGGACCTAGCCTCGGACTAAACATCCGTCTTCCTTTCGAACAGACGATCAATGCGTTCGCAGACCCGAAGATCAGCATAGAATTCCATTATTTCTTTATGAGGAAACTCTGGTTCCTTCGACTTTCCAAGGGAATCGTGGTTTTTCCGGGAGGATTCGGAACGGTAGACGAACTTTTTGAAACCTTGACTCTGATCCAAACCGGTAGAAACAACCTGAGAATTCCGGTGATTCTGTATGGGCGGGAATATTGGGATAAGGTGTTTCACATAGAGCCGATGAAGGAATACGGCCTGATCGACCCGGACGATGTGTCCCTGATCACCTATTGCGATCATCCTGTCGACGTGCTAGAAGTTCTCAAGAGGAAGGTTCCTTTTGACGATTGA